The DNA segment tcgcctccattaccacTAGCGGCTTCGGGTTGAATGGAgcgacggaacaagaataaacagaaattgaaaagaaataccatactgcctaattttatcatgaacctgttggagtttatttgtctcatatgtcgtcgctattgttagaattttcgtaacatttattccacaaaaacatttctggcgtaatgggcagatgaagcaggggaggtaactgtacgTATTCCGtgtggaataataccctcctgttccttcactcctttGATCCGGAAGCGGGAAGGGgcaatggaggcgaagaacggacTGATTTACCACGAGTtgcacttaaaatgttgaataaaaatatttcacgtgagtaattgttcaacatggggttggaaatgtgagagcacagccAAGTGAAGAAATaggtgtatacttttgatggtggcgatattttattttgacatgaaaaatatttttcgaactgaagcgaggaaagtacgttgccaacctttgctcgctccgctcgcatgtaagaagacttgtcatgttctctatgctgcgcaactcatttgcgctacagtttgcctgtggtacAATAAACTCCAACGAGTTGATTATCAGTTTTCTCCTAGTCCCTCCTTGTTAGTTGTCGATTAAAAACCATCACTCGATatatctttgtgtttcatcattaattttgcaatattctcaatgacaatgacaatcaGTATGCATTATGTATCCACACCAGCATTGGTAGGACCGAACGCAGTATGAGATTCGAGGACGTGGAGTTTATAAACATATcaatatatacacaaagaaaCGTCAACGTCGTAGAACTCATACTTATCCTAAACAGTACAACCACAACTCCTAGTTTATCACGAGCAGattgtagtgagtgaatttagttttacgccgcattcaaaaCTGTGCTGTACAAAACTATCATCGAATTGCCGAGGAGCAACAGCAATATAAcacttgaaattgaaattttacaTTATGTCGGCAGTATCATAGTCATATAAACTGTTTATTTAGTTAAAATGTATCTCGACTCTGGCCAGAAAAATGGTTAGGTATATCACAGGTTTCGAATAAAACCAACCTAATGAAAATAAGACTAAAATAATAGCCAATCGATGAAAATTCATCAGTTAAAGCTGACTATACACCATTGTCAAAACGTTTTGGCCATCTCATTGGGGATCAGTGCTTTCTATGATTTCTCGGCctgagaaatattttgaaaacacacCAAAGTGTATATTATTGTTCCACCACGCAATATATAAACTTGAATAGTAATGGATAACGATTATGGATACGCATGTTTAtgagagtgagtaagttttatTTTACGCTACTTCTAGCAATTTTACAacaatatcataaaaaaaaGTATACCAGAATGTCTTCACAGATTATACCTAtctcgggaatcgaacccaggtcttcagtgtggcgagcgacgctttaaccactcggctagcCCACAGTTGCACGCATCCAAACTGCCATCTGCATTGTCAGCCTTGAAAAGTGTAGTAATTCCAATTGTTATCATTAGCGGTATTCCCATCATGGCCAACGAGAAGTTGACACGTCAAACTGTCGGCTGACGTCATTGTTTGGAAGGCATCACAGTCTATTTCCGCTCGACATTTTACAGCACAAGTCGCTGTAGAACCAACAACCATCTGCTTCAAGGCAGTGTCCTGTCTTCGGACGCCGGCGTTCAATGTAAACTGTAAATCTGGAAGAGTGTGAGTGTTTCAGTTTGACAAAGTTCAATACGTGATATAGCTTTCTGTTGTTTATAGCCCGGCTCTTATTTGACGTGAGGCTGGGATTAGAGCTCATCAGCGGATCCTGATACGACAAAGTTCACTTAGAGTATGGTCATATGTAACACATGGTAACAACGGATTaagctttctcagtaaagttcTTATTGTGCTATTTTTCCGGCGTCGGATGGGACTCAGCTCCCTCACTGTCAATTGTACATCCCTGAGATATTGCAATTCcaaatgtaaaatgtgtgacTTTAAAAGTAAGTATTTTGAAGGCCATTATAAAGCACTGTGCCATCCACACGCAAAATAGCTACATAAAGCGCCGTGTATTCCAACGATTTCATGCAACCactgtcttcggcatgacgtcATCTCAACggaccgtgaagatccgggttcaaattgatcttcagtaaacaatacctgtcgtaaggggcgactctGATCGCGTGGTCTGGTTCGCTGTTGTGGTTAACACGATCCATAGTATCCCAACTGCTTTGATCATagattggtccagactcgagcaTTTACAGACTCGTAGCcatatcgttggaatattgttgagtgctgcgtaaaactgaactcaatgTCTCACTCAGTCTCAGAAACCAGCTCGAGGAGACTATTATCCTTCACTTGAATAAAActttaaactgaaaatattgtgaTTTTTAAATTACTTTCGGTGgaaatgtattaaagaaacatcTGACCTCACCTCCACAAGCATGCAGGCCCTTGATGGAAACCTCAGCGAAGTCCAAATGACGGTTTGTCATGGTGATCTTGACCTTCCGTGCTGTCAGCAGCTCATCACATTCTATGACCTCAGTTGCTGACTTTAGAATGTTCCCTGGGTAGTAATGACAAAGTCTGGTGATCGGGTCCGAGTCCCCAGATATTAAATCAACTGTAAAGTTCTTCAGTCGAttatctgaaaaacaaacaaacattatagGCTTGTTTATTCTTTCAGTGAGTGGAAGAGTCAaattttacgcagcactcagacGCAGGCCGTCTGTAAATATGCGAAGcggggccagacaatccagtggtcaacaacatgagcatcgatctgcgcaattgggaaccgatgacatgtgtcaatcaagtcagcgagcctgaccacccgattccattgGTTATTTACTGGTGTATTCTTTCATGTTATTACATTTTCTAGATGTACAGACTAGTTTGAAGTGATTTCTTATACACCTTTTAACTATGCACAAGCAATATATAGCTTTGTGCATCATAATCTTCTCTGCACAATCACTTGTCgagagagtgagtgattatgTTTTTACGTTAATTGTAACAACACTCCaacagtatcacggcgggggacaccagaaatgagctttgcATGTGGaaagaatcgaacctggtcctTCGGCGTGACAACACTGCAACCATTGGGCCTTTTTCTAGCCTcttttatgaataaaatatgttcaatcAAATCGAACATCATTTGTGGTAGTTGATGCTTTAAAATGCCAGGTACATTTAActagtgttacgagtgtgtattttctgtatatttttgttgttaattaagtaatggttgttgttgggtcacaacatttagtgttttgaatattaaatatgatgggtcacatttcgttttaatagctggtcaacacttttaagattctggttttccggaatttatctgctcctagttttctatgtgtctacttccgggagacttattctagggcattctacagtgttgacgatgttcgtttacGCCCGGACTTTCGCGaatgacttagtaaatatatataaaggctggttgccgtgttgagggcgacactcacactcatttacATCTCTGCCACGTTTGAAATCCCGTCAatgcctgaatctacattatctgctgtcacaccgatcgctgtgttgacattctgctaTAGTTGATTCTcactcacaccaagactttggtgagtttgctatattgtattttgtgacccattgacttagatgttgcctctcttgaattgtacctgaaatctgcattgttatatggacttgtgactttgtataccttgctctcgttgcacgATACAAAATGTGCACGTtaacgacttgtctttgttctgttttcctggttcacagggggatttcttacattgttgtcacggtacaTTCTTAATCGTAACACTAGGTTTTTACAGCAAACTCACTGCAGCAATCCCGATTTGTGATGCTGACGCTGAAGATGTAGTAGGTGTTGAGGAGGTCCACCTCCCACCAACTGACGGGCGGTGAAGGTCCGTCAggggtatgtatgtgtgttgtggCGTTCCCATCAACTGCTAATGATGGTGGGTTTTCATCACGATATCCATTCATTGATGCTGGCTTGCGAAGAGCAACGTTTTTGAAGCCATTCACTGCGAATAGAAACAAACGTGAGGTGCGTATTATATAACCAGAATCGTACATCAATCGTTTTTGGCAAATATTTCTTCTGGGTAGCCGATtgaaagcgttggctcgtcaagccgaagatccgggtccgattcctcacatgggcacaatgtttgaaacccatttctggtgtccttctcTGTGATTTGGCGGGAATAAAAACGGCGTAATTGAAGTCACTCATTATATATGTTCTTTATGTATCATATGGAATTGGGTGATATGTCGTCTTCAGAGTGAGTGGGTATACTAGAAAAGTTATACATTAATGTAACTTTATCCATACAGTTAGATAATATCCAATGCAGACCAgggacagtgaaacaaatacTGTATAAAACTAATGTGTTACCCCCAAACGACACCACTAAATTTAACGGTACATGACAAAAACACTCTTTGATTGCTACCAAAATAGCGTTGATTACCTTACTCGGTActatagggacttacagtactttcgcTACCTACATGGGCCCTAGCAGCAATGTCTCCTTTTGAAACACTCACGAGGGTCAAACTGACAGACCAaagcattcgtcaccactcgcccctttccgcaACCTCCATGAAGACTCGTCCCCTCCCGGTGCTTACGACAAACCAATCGGAACGCTAGTAATGATTGTCGcattttgataaaaatacactattttattatttacactATCCACAACATATATCGATTAAGGCACAATGCGTTTGTTTAAAAATTTCCATCTGTGAAAGAGATATCTACCGACACAACTATGATAGACAAGTTATTTTACAGTATTTTGCAGACAGGTAAATATAGACTAACTTTGCAAGTTTACATCTATGATAGTCACGATCCCCGTGTGACTTTATATCCtaattcagtcactcactcactataccaTCTTCGATATTTctagggtatacgttccgataactaTCCACTAAACCCTGGATGCACCTACGGCTCGCCCCGACGAATCTATTTACCTCCCTTGTCTgcctttttatccaatcaggtgtccaaACCCTCGCAGTTgcaaccgctatctttgttgacactagcAACACTCGGTTTTAATGGTTGCTTAACTGTTTGGTTACAGTGAGAATGTGGAgacagcaaagggaggtaatacaattaTCGGACTGAGCCAAAGATGCATCCTGGGTATAGTAGAGATGTATCACAGCATACACCCTGCAGATATCGCGGATGTCACTATATATCGACAATACAATCAAATGGACAATGAGGAAGCTAACAAAAGAAGATACATCACCATACTCGAAACCATGGGGACTTAGTTCTTTTGCTACGGGGCGGtcgggtggcctagtggttaaagcgttcactcgtcaagcggaggacccgggtttgattcgtCACATGAGTACAGTttctgaagcccatttatggtgttcccCTCCGTGGCATTGATGCaatgttgctaaaggcggcgtaaaattataGCCACTCACTCCTTTGCTACTTGATTGGTccgtagctggatttacaccatccaatCAGATGTTAACAATTTTTGACAAATCTGGCCACAGATTTCGTGAACCTATTCTGTAAAACTGGGTACAAGTGAATATACTGAATCGCGtgaattttaaaaatacatgtatgctaTTCAAAGTACATATTATTCAACTTCCACTCACCATTTTCCAGAATTCCTAGATTGGTTactagaaatacaatacatatccTGAATGTATCCATGCCCCTTCTTCTGTGTCGCCAGTCCATCAAAATGTATGGAACGCCGTCTgagagaaaacaaataaatcgtTAAATCCACTAATAGACACAGTTGTGATCTGGAAGTATCACAGAGTCCGTATACATTCAAAGATCGTGTATATACTGGAACACTGAATCACACATATAAACTTGAAGAACGGCGCACTTCATTGGCAATGCTGTCTTGATAAAGTTAGTCGCAGAACTGTTCTAATCAATAACAGTCTCGTGTTGAAGTGAACCAGCTTCCGTATGGTTGCTTTCCGCCATCATCGTCTCGGCAGCAATCTGATCTTCTGATGCTTGATTACAACTCCCCAAACGTTGTATTATCATGGGATaattaaatggtcataacccacttaGGGGTAGTAACAATGTCAACACGAAAGGAAAGATTCTTGAGGATTTCATAGTGTTAGTTCTTGCACATATCTTCATCCTGCAACTGGTTTATACTCCTCTTTAGATTTATTCGTTGCGGATTCCAGtatatacaatgaatttgaatggtcagccTATGATGATCTTTGTGCATTTTCCCACTATACTTACAGCCACAAACACCAGACAAGGGTGCATTTTAAGCCCAGCCCTATTTATCTTTTTCATTAATCAACTCATaacagaaatatacaaagaATGTAGTTATGGTGTATTTGTGACACAGGGTATTGTTGATTTAATGTTACTTctttttgctgatgatgtagatatgttttcatatgttaTTGGCCTGCAGAAACAGTTAAATGTACTGTCTTCTTTTTGTATGAAATGGGGTTTGGACGTCAACTTACAAAAAAAATGTTATTGTATTTAGAAATGCCGGTAAAATTGCTCAGCATGAACATTGGACATACGACGGTGTTCCCTGAGAAATTAAGACATATTGTAAGTATTTAGGATTACTCATTTCTTCTAGATTATCATGGTCAGTATCTTGTAAGCAGTTAGCATGCCAAGCGTCTAAAGCTCTTATACCAGTTTATACACTTCTTAAAAAAGTGTAATTGTTCCATTTCCTACAGTGTGTTCTATTTTTGATGGTAAAATTGCGCCGATTTTGTGATACGGGTCAGAGATATGGGGTACAAAATATTGTGAGGCAACAGAGAATGTCCAGCCATCATATTTTAAACGCTTTTTACGGGTTGGGAAGTTTGCTTCCAATAAGGCCATCTTAGGCAATATAGGGCGCTATCATTCTCAGCCAAGTTAGAGTGGTCAGATATTGGTGTAAATTACTAAAGATGGAACGACATCGATATCCTTATCATTGTTATAATTTATTAAAACCTCTTGATGAAAATGATAAGACCAGTTGTAACTGGGTTTCAAATGTTAGAATTTTGCTGTTTACTTGAAGGTATTCTTTTGGATTGAGCAAGACTTTGGTGATGAAGCGCTATTTCTATCCTCATAAAAACAGAGATTACAAGATATGTATTATCAAAACTGGCTCAATAGTATTTCATCTTCGTCCTTTTTATGTCATTATAATTCGATAAAATCAACTATAGagccagaaaaatatttaacattattAGAAAACAAGGATTTGATAAGAGCCATGTCTGAATTTCCCTACACAATTTCAATGTCAATTTTTCCAGAAGGCATAAAAAAGAAGATATTGATCTAattaaatgtgcaaactgtaaatTGGGGTTTagtgaagatgaatttcatgtaTTATTAGTTTGCGAAAAATATAAAGATCTGAGAGAGAGATATCTTCCACATATTAAACATGTccataaaaacaatattttaatggTAAATTTACTATCATCTCAAAGTCCTCTTGTTATACATTCAGTTGCAACTttgttaaaacatatatttattgctaaataaatatttctatttGTGTTCACTTGACATTAtaaacacattatatatatatcaattatcaattatatatatatatatcaattttgtgtgtgtgtgtgtatatatatatatatatatattatagtgtgtgtgtgtgtgtgtgtgtgtgtgtgtgtgtgtgtgtgtgtgtgtgtgtgtgtgtgtgtgtgtgtgtgtgtgtatatatatatataatctgtaAATTGGGCAATAAGCCCGTATATTACCGAAtaaagtgtctgtctgtctgcgaCAAACCCCAGTGATGTTGCACCATCGTCAAGTTGGAACTGGTCTTTATTCCAGACCGTATGCACTAACAGGATAAAAGCTAAAAAATTTTTATAAGTGCGTCTGATCCTATTCTTACATTTCTGATGAATCAAATATGATTGCTAATGATTGTATTCCCGAGTCATCAATGATTCCACACATttgtgaaccatggtttactattgACTGCAAACGAGCTTAAACGACTAGCAAGAGGGCGGAAAAATATTTCCGTCGACATCCAACAGCCCATAACTTAATCGGTTTAAAATTTCAAACGCCAAGGCTCGTCCTACAAAATGGCTCACGAACAACTatttctaaggtatggaatataGTGAGATAAAAGATAAAGGTAAAAAATGCAGTGTGCACCATCTTAAGGAAGTTGACACTCTGttaacagaaaaatatattcaatttgctaataaactaggtgaaacgtTAGCTAAACATTCCTCGTCATCCAAATGTCCACCAACCTTTCTGAAATTAAAAAACCaacaagaacaaacaaacaaacagacaaacaaacaaacaaaaatgaaaacaagaaaaataagTATATTTCAGATAATggcgaagattataatgaaatttaCCCCATTCCTGAGCTCCATACACACCTTGGGTAAGCATGACACCGCCCCTGTCCCTGTAAATATTCATCATCAGCTCCTTAAACAAGTACCCGAATCATGTAATACTATACAATCATTATTGAATGTCTCTGATGGTTTAGAGACATCTGGTAATTTCCCACATCTTAGCTAATTGCCATACTTATTCCTATTCCTGAACCGTATCAATCTAATTACGAACAAATTTCTTCAACTAGATGTGCTTGCAAAACAATGGAAAGAATGGTTAATAATCCTCCAGTTAGGTAACTGGAAACCAcatcactgacattcaatgtGTTTTCCGAAAAATCGAAGTTCCGTCGATCATTTTCTACGCTTTAGAGTCTTTCTATAAAAAAATCCACGATAAATAAACAATATGTTGTATCGATTTTGTTTCGATCTTGAAAAGACATATGGTACGACATGGaggtatggcattttgaaagaccTCCATCATTTTCGTCTGAGGAGTCGTTCACCCCaatttatatcacaatttttagaagacagacaatttcaagtccgagtggctTCTACCCTatctgaccattacaatcaggatcagggtgtaccacaaggcagtgttttgtctgtcacattgtttagtgaTAAGATCCATTGTTTATCAagggttttaaatgattcaatcgttGATCGCTTTTTGgggatgatttcaatattttttgccGTATAACTatactattgaaaggcaaatgcagttgtgtttaaacaaaatgaataaataaatggagTTCACCTCTTTTTCATATCGCAGttttcagaaaacaaacaatttcaGGTCCGCTTGGATCTACCCTGTCAGATCTTTTCagtcaagatcagggtgtcccacagggcagtattttgtctgtcacattgtttagcattaagatccacagtttatctaaagttataaatgattcaatcgatggatcacctTTTGgggatgatttcaatatttcttgtcgtggaaaaataACCATACCATTGAAAGGTAAATGCAGTTATGTTTCAGTAAAATAAATAAGTAATGGTGTCTTGAATGGTGGCTTTGttgtttctaaataaaaaactaGTTGTATATGACTCTGTCGTAGATACAAACCTCATTATGGCccagaatattttttaaaaggcACTGCCATCAAAGTAGTCAAGGAGGCGAAGTCTTACTCTCATTTAAATTTACAATATTAAATCCTTGAATCCTTGTCTTGCTTTTatcgtgtaatcataaataAACCCTGTCTATTAAATAATAGTATTTCACATTTTACAGACATAAGTGTCTG comes from the Haliotis asinina isolate JCU_RB_2024 chromosome 12, JCU_Hal_asi_v2, whole genome shotgun sequence genome and includes:
- the LOC137258885 gene encoding fucolectin-like, which gives rise to MDTFRICIVFLVTNLGILENVNGFKNVALRKPASMNGYRDENPPSLAVDGNATTHIHTPDGPSPPVSWWEVDLLNTYYIFSVSITNRDCCNNRLKNFTVDLISGDSDPITRLCHYYPGNILKSATEVIECDELLTARKVKITMTNRHLDFAEVSIKGLHACGDLQFTLNAGVRRQDTALKQMVVGSTATCAVKCRAEIDCDAFQTMTSADSLTCQLLVGHDGNTANDNNWNYYTFQG